Proteins from one Pongo abelii isolate AG06213 chromosome 19, NHGRI_mPonAbe1-v2.0_pri, whole genome shotgun sequence genomic window:
- the SLC16A5 gene encoding monocarboxylate transporter 6 isoform X1 has translation MPQALEHADGSWAWVVLLATMVTQGLTLGFPTCIGIFFTELQWEFQASNSETSWFPSILTAVLHMAGPLCSILVGRFGCRLTVMLGGVLASLGMVASSFSRNLSQLYFTAGFITGLGMCFSFQSSITVLGFYFVRRRVLANALASMGVSLGITLWPLLSRYLLEKLGWRGTFLVFGGVFLHCCICGAIMRPVATSVALETKECPPPPPETAALGCLAACGRTIQRHLAFDILRHNTGYCVYVLGVMWSVLGFPLPQVFLVPYAMWHSVNEQQAALLISIIGFSNIFLRPLAGLMAGRPAFARHRKYLFSLALLLNGLTNLVCAASGDFWVLVGYCLAYSVSMSGIGALIFQVLMDIVPMDQFPRALGLFTVLDGLAFLISPPLAGLLLDATNNFSYVFYMSSFFLISAALFMGGSFYALQKKEQGKQAVVADALQRDLFLEAKDGSGKQRSPEIMYVTSV, from the exons ATGCCCCAGGCCCTGGAGCATGCAGATGGCAGCTGGGCCTGGGTGGTGCTGCTGGCTACCATGGTGACCCAGGGCCTCACCCTGGGCTTCCCGACATGTATCGGCATCTTCTTCACTGAACTGCAATGGGAGTTCCAGGCCAGCAACAGCGAGACCTCTTGGTTCCCCTCCATCCTCACGGCTGTGCTCCACATGGCAG GGCCCCTGTGCAGCATCCTGGTGGGACGCTTCGGCTGCCGACTGACCGTGATGCTGGGGGGCGTGCTGGCCAGCCTGGGCATGGTAGCCAGCTCCTTCTCTCGCAACCTCAGCCAGCTCTACTTCACAGCAGGATTCATCACAG GCCTGGGCATGTGCTTCAGCTTCCAGTCAAGCATCACGGTGCTGGGCTTCTACTTTGTCCGCCGGCGGGTGCTGGCCAACGCGCTGGCCTCTATGGGCGTCTCCCTGGGCATCacgctctggccgctgctctccCGCTACCTTCTGGAGAAACTGGGCTGGAGGGGTACCTTCCTTGTCTTCGGCGGGGTCTTTCTCCACTGCTGCATCTGCGGGGCCATCATGAGGCCTGTGGCCACCAGTGTGGCCCTTGAGACCAAAGAATGTCCTCCGCCACCTCCCGAGACAGCTGCACTTGGCTGCCTGGCCGCATGCGGCCGGACCATCCAGCGCCACCTGGCCTTCGACATCCTGCGGCACAACACAGGCTACTGCGTGTACGTACTGGGTGTGATGTGGTCTGTCCTGGGCTTCCCACTGCCACAAGTCTTCCTGGTGCCATATGCCATGTGGCACAGTGTGAACGAGCAGCAGGCAGCCCTCCTCATCTCCATCATCGGCTTCAGCAACATCTTCCTGAGGCCCCTAGCCGGGCTGATGGCAGGACGGCCGGCCTTTGCTAGACACCGCAAGTACCTGTTCAGCCTGGCACTCCTGCTCAATGGGCTCACTAACCTGGTGTGTGCGGCATCAGGTGACTTCTGGGTGCTCGTGGGCTACTGCCTGGCGTACAGCGTGTCCATGAGTGGCATCGGCGCCCTCATCTTCCAGGTTCTCATGGACATCGTCCCCATGGATCAGTTCCCCAGAGCTCTGGGACTCTTCACTGTCCTGGACGGCCTTGCTTTCCTCATCTCCCCGCCACTGGCCG GGTTGCTCCTGGACGCCACCAACAACTTTAGCTATGTTTTCTACATGTCCAGCTTCTTCCTCATCTCAGCTGCCCTCTTCATGGGTGGCAGCTTCTACGCCCTGCAGAAGAAGGAGCAAGGCAAGCAGGCTGTCGTGGCGGATGCCCTGCAGCGGGATCTTTTCTTGGAAGCCAAAGACGGTTCTGGGAAGCAACGGTCCCCTGAGATCATGTATGTAACCAGTGTCTAA
- the SLC16A5 gene encoding monocarboxylate transporter 6 isoform X2 translates to MPQALEHADGSWAWVVLLATMVTQGLTLGFPTCIGIFFTELQWEFQASNSETSWFPSILTAVLHMAGPLCSILVGRFGCRLTVMLGGVLASLGMVASSFSRNLSQLYFTAGFITGLGMCFSFQSSITVLGFYFVRRRVLANALASMGVSLGITLWPLLSRYLLEKLGWRGTFLVFGGVFLHCCICGAIMRPVATSVALETKECPPPPPETAALGCLAACGRTIQRHLAFDILRHNTGYCVYVLGVMWSVLGFPLPQVFLVPYAMWHSVNEQQAALLISIIGFSNIFLRPLAGLMAGRPAFARHRKYLFSLALLLNGLTNLVCAASGDFWVLVGYCLAYSVSMSGIGALIFQVLMDIVPMDQFPRALGLFTVLDGLAFLISPPLAGLLLDATNNFSYVFYMSSFFLISAALFMGGSFYALQKKEQGKQAVVADALQRDLFLEAKDGSGKQRSPEIIQF, encoded by the exons ATGCCCCAGGCCCTGGAGCATGCAGATGGCAGCTGGGCCTGGGTGGTGCTGCTGGCTACCATGGTGACCCAGGGCCTCACCCTGGGCTTCCCGACATGTATCGGCATCTTCTTCACTGAACTGCAATGGGAGTTCCAGGCCAGCAACAGCGAGACCTCTTGGTTCCCCTCCATCCTCACGGCTGTGCTCCACATGGCAG GGCCCCTGTGCAGCATCCTGGTGGGACGCTTCGGCTGCCGACTGACCGTGATGCTGGGGGGCGTGCTGGCCAGCCTGGGCATGGTAGCCAGCTCCTTCTCTCGCAACCTCAGCCAGCTCTACTTCACAGCAGGATTCATCACAG GCCTGGGCATGTGCTTCAGCTTCCAGTCAAGCATCACGGTGCTGGGCTTCTACTTTGTCCGCCGGCGGGTGCTGGCCAACGCGCTGGCCTCTATGGGCGTCTCCCTGGGCATCacgctctggccgctgctctccCGCTACCTTCTGGAGAAACTGGGCTGGAGGGGTACCTTCCTTGTCTTCGGCGGGGTCTTTCTCCACTGCTGCATCTGCGGGGCCATCATGAGGCCTGTGGCCACCAGTGTGGCCCTTGAGACCAAAGAATGTCCTCCGCCACCTCCCGAGACAGCTGCACTTGGCTGCCTGGCCGCATGCGGCCGGACCATCCAGCGCCACCTGGCCTTCGACATCCTGCGGCACAACACAGGCTACTGCGTGTACGTACTGGGTGTGATGTGGTCTGTCCTGGGCTTCCCACTGCCACAAGTCTTCCTGGTGCCATATGCCATGTGGCACAGTGTGAACGAGCAGCAGGCAGCCCTCCTCATCTCCATCATCGGCTTCAGCAACATCTTCCTGAGGCCCCTAGCCGGGCTGATGGCAGGACGGCCGGCCTTTGCTAGACACCGCAAGTACCTGTTCAGCCTGGCACTCCTGCTCAATGGGCTCACTAACCTGGTGTGTGCGGCATCAGGTGACTTCTGGGTGCTCGTGGGCTACTGCCTGGCGTACAGCGTGTCCATGAGTGGCATCGGCGCCCTCATCTTCCAGGTTCTCATGGACATCGTCCCCATGGATCAGTTCCCCAGAGCTCTGGGACTCTTCACTGTCCTGGACGGCCTTGCTTTCCTCATCTCCCCGCCACTGGCCG GGTTGCTCCTGGACGCCACCAACAACTTTAGCTATGTTTTCTACATGTCCAGCTTCTTCCTCATCTCAGCTGCCCTCTTCATGGGTGGCAGCTTCTACGCCCTGCAGAAGAAGGAGCAAGGCAAGCAGGCTGTCGTGGCGGATGCCCTGCAGCGGGATCTTTTCTTGGAAGCCAAAGACGGTTCTGGGAAGCAACGGTCCCCTGAGATCAT ACAGTTCTGA
- the SLC16A5 gene encoding monocarboxylate transporter 6 isoform X4: MGVPGQQQRDLLVPLHPHGCAPHGRAPVQHPGGTLRLPTDRDAGGRAGQPGHGSQLLLSQPQPALLHSRIHHRCRWKAPLHLQAGFPSCPAGLGMCFSFQSSITVLGFYFVRRRVLANALASMGVSLGITLWPLLSRYLLEKLGWRGTFLVFGGVFLHCCICGAIMRPVATSVALETKECPPPPPETAALGCLAACGRTIQRHLAFDILRHNTGYCVYVLGVMWSVLGFPLPQVFLVPYAMWHSVNEQQAALLISIIGFSNIFLRPLAGLMAGRPAFARHRKYLFSLALLLNGLTNLVCAASGDFWVLVGYCLAYSVSMSGIGALIFQVLMDIVPMDQFPRALGLFTVLDGLAFLISPPLAGLLLDATNNFSYVFYMSSFFLISAALFMGGSFYALQKKEQGKQAVVADALQRDLFLEAKDGSGKQRSPEIIQF, translated from the exons ATGGGAGTTCCAGGCCAGCAACAGCGAGACCTCTTGGTTCCCCTCCATCCTCACGGCTGTGCTCCACATGGCAG GGCCCCTGTGCAGCATCCTGGTGGGACGCTTCGGCTGCCGACTGACCGTGATGCTGGGGGGCGTGCTGGCCAGCCTGGGCATGGTAGCCAGCTCCTTCTCTCGCAACCTCAGCCAGCTCTACTTCACAGCAGGATTCATCACAG GTGCAGGTGGAAGGCCCCACTGCACCTCCAGGCTGGTTTCCCCTCTTGCCCCGCAGGCCTGGGCATGTGCTTCAGCTTCCAGTCAAGCATCACGGTGCTGGGCTTCTACTTTGTCCGCCGGCGGGTGCTGGCCAACGCGCTGGCCTCTATGGGCGTCTCCCTGGGCATCacgctctggccgctgctctccCGCTACCTTCTGGAGAAACTGGGCTGGAGGGGTACCTTCCTTGTCTTCGGCGGGGTCTTTCTCCACTGCTGCATCTGCGGGGCCATCATGAGGCCTGTGGCCACCAGTGTGGCCCTTGAGACCAAAGAATGTCCTCCGCCACCTCCCGAGACAGCTGCACTTGGCTGCCTGGCCGCATGCGGCCGGACCATCCAGCGCCACCTGGCCTTCGACATCCTGCGGCACAACACAGGCTACTGCGTGTACGTACTGGGTGTGATGTGGTCTGTCCTGGGCTTCCCACTGCCACAAGTCTTCCTGGTGCCATATGCCATGTGGCACAGTGTGAACGAGCAGCAGGCAGCCCTCCTCATCTCCATCATCGGCTTCAGCAACATCTTCCTGAGGCCCCTAGCCGGGCTGATGGCAGGACGGCCGGCCTTTGCTAGACACCGCAAGTACCTGTTCAGCCTGGCACTCCTGCTCAATGGGCTCACTAACCTGGTGTGTGCGGCATCAGGTGACTTCTGGGTGCTCGTGGGCTACTGCCTGGCGTACAGCGTGTCCATGAGTGGCATCGGCGCCCTCATCTTCCAGGTTCTCATGGACATCGTCCCCATGGATCAGTTCCCCAGAGCTCTGGGACTCTTCACTGTCCTGGACGGCCTTGCTTTCCTCATCTCCCCGCCACTGGCCG GGTTGCTCCTGGACGCCACCAACAACTTTAGCTATGTTTTCTACATGTCCAGCTTCTTCCTCATCTCAGCTGCCCTCTTCATGGGTGGCAGCTTCTACGCCCTGCAGAAGAAGGAGCAAGGCAAGCAGGCTGTCGTGGCGGATGCCCTGCAGCGGGATCTTTTCTTGGAAGCCAAAGACGGTTCTGGGAAGCAACGGTCCCCTGAGATCAT ACAGTTCTGA
- the SLC16A5 gene encoding monocarboxylate transporter 6 isoform X3 — protein sequence MGVPGQQQRDLLVPLHPHGCAPHGRAPVQHPGGTLRLPTDRDAGGRAGQPGHGSQLLLSQPQPALLHSRIHHRCRWKAPLHLQAGFPSCPAGLGMCFSFQSSITVLGFYFVRRRVLANALASMGVSLGITLWPLLSRYLLEKLGWRGTFLVFGGVFLHCCICGAIMRPVATSVALETKECPPPPPETAALGCLAACGRTIQRHLAFDILRHNTGYCVYVLGVMWSVLGFPLPQVFLVPYAMWHSVNEQQAALLISIIGFSNIFLRPLAGLMAGRPAFARHRKYLFSLALLLNGLTNLVCAASGDFWVLVGYCLAYSVSMSGIGALIFQVLMDIVPMDQFPRALGLFTVLDGLAFLISPPLAGLLLDATNNFSYVFYMSSFFLISAALFMGGSFYALQKKEQGKQAVVADALQRDLFLEAKDGSGKQRSPEIMYVTSV from the exons ATGGGAGTTCCAGGCCAGCAACAGCGAGACCTCTTGGTTCCCCTCCATCCTCACGGCTGTGCTCCACATGGCAG GGCCCCTGTGCAGCATCCTGGTGGGACGCTTCGGCTGCCGACTGACCGTGATGCTGGGGGGCGTGCTGGCCAGCCTGGGCATGGTAGCCAGCTCCTTCTCTCGCAACCTCAGCCAGCTCTACTTCACAGCAGGATTCATCACAG GTGCAGGTGGAAGGCCCCACTGCACCTCCAGGCTGGTTTCCCCTCTTGCCCCGCAGGCCTGGGCATGTGCTTCAGCTTCCAGTCAAGCATCACGGTGCTGGGCTTCTACTTTGTCCGCCGGCGGGTGCTGGCCAACGCGCTGGCCTCTATGGGCGTCTCCCTGGGCATCacgctctggccgctgctctccCGCTACCTTCTGGAGAAACTGGGCTGGAGGGGTACCTTCCTTGTCTTCGGCGGGGTCTTTCTCCACTGCTGCATCTGCGGGGCCATCATGAGGCCTGTGGCCACCAGTGTGGCCCTTGAGACCAAAGAATGTCCTCCGCCACCTCCCGAGACAGCTGCACTTGGCTGCCTGGCCGCATGCGGCCGGACCATCCAGCGCCACCTGGCCTTCGACATCCTGCGGCACAACACAGGCTACTGCGTGTACGTACTGGGTGTGATGTGGTCTGTCCTGGGCTTCCCACTGCCACAAGTCTTCCTGGTGCCATATGCCATGTGGCACAGTGTGAACGAGCAGCAGGCAGCCCTCCTCATCTCCATCATCGGCTTCAGCAACATCTTCCTGAGGCCCCTAGCCGGGCTGATGGCAGGACGGCCGGCCTTTGCTAGACACCGCAAGTACCTGTTCAGCCTGGCACTCCTGCTCAATGGGCTCACTAACCTGGTGTGTGCGGCATCAGGTGACTTCTGGGTGCTCGTGGGCTACTGCCTGGCGTACAGCGTGTCCATGAGTGGCATCGGCGCCCTCATCTTCCAGGTTCTCATGGACATCGTCCCCATGGATCAGTTCCCCAGAGCTCTGGGACTCTTCACTGTCCTGGACGGCCTTGCTTTCCTCATCTCCCCGCCACTGGCCG GGTTGCTCCTGGACGCCACCAACAACTTTAGCTATGTTTTCTACATGTCCAGCTTCTTCCTCATCTCAGCTGCCCTCTTCATGGGTGGCAGCTTCTACGCCCTGCAGAAGAAGGAGCAAGGCAAGCAGGCTGTCGTGGCGGATGCCCTGCAGCGGGATCTTTTCTTGGAAGCCAAAGACGGTTCTGGGAAGCAACGGTCCCCTGAGATCATGTATGTAACCAGTGTCTAA